The Niallia alba genome includes a window with the following:
- a CDS encoding class I SAM-dependent DNA methyltransferase: MENNVFEQMAKRYDTEDRMELAKVIVKEVRAELHDCKSKSLIDYGSGTGLVSLELADLVDSILLVDSSEQMLEVVKAKIIHKEIINSQVLYSDFTQETPELKVDIILMSLVLLHIPDTNKILQQLFNILNKDGQLIIIDFDKNDKINHPKVHNGFSHKELKKKLVDAGFTSTKINTFYYGERIFMNQDASMFISNSIK, encoded by the coding sequence ATGGAGAATAATGTTTTTGAACAGATGGCCAAAAGATACGATACAGAGGATAGAATGGAATTAGCGAAAGTCATTGTGAAGGAAGTAAGAGCAGAACTACATGATTGTAAATCAAAATCTTTAATAGATTATGGCAGTGGTACTGGTCTAGTTAGTTTAGAATTAGCGGATTTAGTAGATTCTATTTTGTTGGTAGACTCATCAGAACAAATGCTGGAGGTTGTGAAAGCTAAAATCATTCACAAGGAAATTATAAACTCACAAGTACTTTATTCCGATTTTACGCAAGAAACTCCTGAACTTAAGGTAGACATCATTTTAATGTCTCTAGTCCTTCTCCATATACCGGATACTAACAAGATTTTACAACAATTGTTTAATATTTTAAATAAGGACGGCCAGCTTATCATTATTGATTTTGACAAAAATGATAAAATAAATCATCCGAAAGTGCATAATGGTTTTTCTCATAAAGAACTGAAAAAAAAATTAGTTGATGCTGGATTTACATCAACTAAAATAAATACATTCTACTATGGAGAACGTATTTTTATGAATCAAGATGCTTCGATGTTCATTTCTAATAGTATAAAGTAA
- a CDS encoding IS4 family transposase, with protein sequence MDKITRKTSFGQWFSPINLQLFEENVKTLKLDFYTKKLTTESFLKLLLFAQLEEVESLHALSDCLFDDQLQKGIDLDSISISQLSRRLNGMNPDLFQKLFLDLVSQIHAKTHNTKLVMPLKIIDSSTLPLNLTNHKWAKFRKTKAGVKLHLRLVFMEKGISYPEKAIMTTAKEHDRGQLEVMVDDKECMYVFDRGYLDYERFDRMTDDGYFFLSRLRKNAVIREVYDFKLPENTSVLSDQMVLIGTTQNRAENYFRLLKVIDSKGNELHLITNRFDLSAEEISKMYKSRWAIELFFKWIKQHLHIKKFYGQSEWAIQNQVFIALIVFCLHVLAQIETKSKRKTLQISRYLRAALWKPAHIWLRKIEGKTIP encoded by the coding sequence TTTTCACCAATAAATCTTCAATTATTTGAAGAAAACGTGAAAACGTTGAAATTAGATTTCTATACGAAAAAACTAACGACAGAGTCATTTCTAAAATTATTACTTTTTGCGCAGCTAGAAGAAGTCGAAAGTCTGCATGCGCTGAGCGATTGTCTTTTCGATGATCAACTGCAAAAGGGCATTGATCTTGATTCTATCAGTATTTCCCAACTCTCACGCCGTTTAAATGGCATGAATCCAGACTTATTCCAAAAGCTTTTCCTTGATTTAGTTTCACAAATTCATGCCAAAACGCACAACACGAAACTTGTGATGCCATTAAAAATCATTGATTCAAGCACATTGCCTCTCAATTTGACTAATCATAAATGGGCAAAATTCCGCAAAACAAAAGCGGGTGTTAAATTGCACTTACGCCTTGTGTTTATGGAAAAAGGTATATCCTATCCCGAAAAGGCCATTATGACAACGGCCAAAGAACATGACCGCGGTCAGCTTGAAGTAATGGTTGATGACAAGGAATGTATGTATGTGTTTGACCGTGGTTACTTAGACTACGAACGCTTTGATCGGATGACAGATGACGGCTACTTTTTCCTTTCTAGGCTGCGAAAAAACGCAGTCATACGGGAGGTTTACGATTTTAAACTACCCGAGAATACATCTGTTTTGTCGGATCAAATGGTGTTGATTGGTACGACGCAAAACCGTGCCGAAAATTACTTTCGTCTTCTAAAAGTGATTGATTCAAAAGGAAATGAGCTTCATTTAATCACAAATCGTTTTGATTTAAGTGCTGAAGAAATCTCAAAGATGTATAAATCACGCTGGGCGATTGAGTTATTTTTCAAATGGATTAAACAACATCTCCATATCAAAAAGTTTTACGGCCAAAGCGAATGGGCAATTCAGAATCAAGTGTTTATCGCACTTATTGTTTTTTGCCTGCATGTTCTCGCACAAATCGAGACAAAAAGTAAACGAAAAACCCTACAAATTAGCCGATATTTACGGGCAGCTTTGTGGAAACCAGCACATATTTGGCTTCGAAAGATTGAAGGAAAAACCATTCCTTAA
- a CDS encoding GNAT family N-acetyltransferase, protein MTIRWEEITYDNLTNIEKVFEIYDEAFPIEVREPQDIFYQSLDYAKTRLPNGFRFLVGYEGEQLVSFATGHYFAEANIGFIVYIATNPLIRSKGLGTKTLVKIEELLNEDAISAGNVSLRATILETEKQEIVHNEAEKEDCIKRNRFFERNGYKKIDEIQYIQPPLNNGDSNVPLNLFINKNDVSKEEIIKYIQIIYKEKYCFVNRIDKQVLKSCLEMMGIENVHLPS, encoded by the coding sequence ATGACAATTAGATGGGAAGAGATAACCTATGACAACTTAACTAACATAGAGAAGGTCTTTGAAATTTATGACGAAGCATTTCCTATTGAAGTAAGAGAGCCACAGGACATTTTCTATCAAAGTTTAGATTATGCAAAAACTAGGTTACCGAATGGATTTCGGTTCTTGGTCGGTTATGAAGGAGAACAGCTTGTTTCTTTTGCAACCGGGCACTATTTTGCGGAGGCGAATATAGGGTTTATTGTTTATATCGCTACTAATCCTCTAATACGAAGCAAGGGGTTAGGGACAAAAACATTAGTGAAAATAGAAGAATTATTAAATGAAGATGCCATTTCAGCAGGGAATGTTTCACTGCGTGCAACGATTTTGGAAACAGAGAAACAAGAAATCGTGCATAACGAAGCAGAAAAAGAAGACTGCATCAAAAGAAATCGTTTCTTCGAAAGAAATGGCTATAAAAAAATAGATGAAATTCAATACATACAGCCACCTTTAAATAACGGTGATAGCAATGTACCATTAAATCTTTTCATTAATAAGAATGATGTATCTAAAGAAGAAATCATTAAATATATTCAAATTATCTATAAAGAAAAATACTGCTTCGTAAATAGAATTGATAAACAGGTTCTTAAGAGTTGTTTAGAAATGATGGGGATTGAAAATGTCCACTTACCGAGCTAA
- a CDS encoding DUF2975 domain-containing protein, with protein sequence MKKGTTLFLKLAVILIGIPVLALGIWGVFDLIKNPVNPEYAHILYPIVIGIYVSAIPFYMALYQALRILGYIDKNEAFSEVSIKALSRIKKDAIVISIVYVLMVPFIFLLAQIEDAPGLILFGMVPIFASIVIAVFAAVLQRLLQQAIDIKSENDLTV encoded by the coding sequence ATGAAAAAAGGAACAACACTTTTTTTAAAGCTAGCCGTGATTCTTATTGGAATTCCAGTGCTTGCTTTAGGTATATGGGGTGTGTTTGACTTAATTAAAAATCCAGTAAATCCAGAATATGCCCATATACTATATCCAATTGTAATAGGGATCTACGTATCAGCAATACCGTTTTACATGGCATTGTATCAAGCTTTAAGAATATTGGGCTATATTGATAAGAATGAAGCTTTCTCGGAAGTGTCAATAAAGGCATTAAGCCGTATAAAGAAAGATGCAATCGTAATTAGTATCGTATATGTATTAATGGTCCCTTTCATTTTTCTTTTAGCTCAAATAGAGGATGCACCAGGTCTCATTCTATTTGGAATGGTTCCAATTTTTGCTTCCATCGTAATCGCAGTCTTTGCCGCTGTACTTCAAAGACTGTTACAACAAGCGATTGATATAAAATCGGAAAATGATTTAACGGTCTGA
- a CDS encoding DMT family transporter → MKNTILGSIYLTLAASIWGGMYVVVKVVVAVIPPLELVWIRYLVAILALLIIGFATRQKWRMAKRYFFIIIAIGIIGNTISIVAQETGTMLSTAQMGAIITSSTPAFMVIFARLLLKERLTIKKLLSVCLATTGVFFIVGIGEIDLTSKLGGIALLIAALTWALMSVLVKLLPSDYSQIVVTTYSISVALVVLTPFVLPRLQVIDTSGWTHPTIWGGLLYLGIVSTAGGFLLWNRGLQMLNASSGGIFFFFQPVVGTLLGWLILGESIGVTFWIGSILIVIGVLFIVMEKK, encoded by the coding sequence ATGAAAAACACAATATTAGGATCAATCTATTTAACATTAGCAGCCAGCATTTGGGGTGGGATGTACGTTGTTGTTAAAGTGGTAGTAGCAGTCATTCCCCCACTTGAGCTTGTATGGATACGCTATTTAGTCGCTATCTTGGCATTGCTTATCATTGGTTTTGCCACCCGCCAAAAATGGCGAATGGCAAAACGTTATTTTTTTATTATCATAGCCATCGGGATTATTGGAAATACTATTTCAATTGTTGCTCAAGAAACGGGTACTATGCTGTCCACAGCACAAATGGGCGCGATTATAACTTCTTCCACTCCTGCTTTTATGGTTATTTTTGCACGCTTATTGCTCAAAGAACGATTGACGATAAAAAAGCTGCTTTCCGTATGTCTCGCTACAACTGGAGTTTTTTTTATTGTTGGAATTGGGGAAATTGATTTAACGAGTAAATTAGGCGGAATAGCACTTCTAATTGCAGCTTTAACATGGGCTTTAATGTCAGTACTTGTAAAGCTTTTACCAAGTGACTATTCACAAATTGTTGTAACGACTTATTCCATTTCTGTAGCTCTAGTTGTGTTAACACCTTTTGTGTTGCCAAGGTTACAAGTAATAGATACGTCTGGATGGACACACCCAACCATTTGGGGCGGTCTCTTATATTTGGGGATTGTTTCAACTGCCGGTGGATTTCTCCTTTGGAACCGTGGGTTACAAATGCTGAACGCCTCGAGTGGTGGAATCTTTTTCTTCTTTCAACCAGTTGTCGGAACATTACTTGGATGGCTTATTCTAGGAGAAAGTATCGGTGTAACCTTTTGGATTGGCTCGATTCTTATTGTTATTGGTGTTTTATTTATTGTGATGGAGAAAAAATAA
- a CDS encoding isoprenyl transferase gives MKIPFLSKKQSEVPVPYLNDIVPEHIAIIMDGNGRWAKTRGMPRVAGHKEGVSTIVKIVKKAVKCKVKVLTLYTFSTENWKRPKPEIEFILKLPKEFLSIYLPDLIANNVRIEAVGDMERLPAHTRKAIEYAMERTQNNDGLLLNFALNYGSRHEILNAMKEMFLDINNGKFLLEELDEQKFSGYLYTAGMKEPDLLIRTGGEIRLSNFLLWQLAYTEFWFTDILWPDFSEKEFLQALEVYRNRKRRYGGL, from the coding sequence ATGAAAATACCTTTTTTGTCTAAAAAACAATCAGAAGTACCTGTCCCTTATCTGAATGATATTGTACCGGAACATATTGCTATCATTATGGACGGAAACGGACGCTGGGCGAAGACGCGAGGCATGCCCAGAGTTGCTGGCCATAAAGAAGGAGTATCTACGATCGTAAAAATTGTTAAGAAAGCAGTCAAATGCAAAGTGAAAGTTCTGACACTTTATACGTTTTCTACAGAAAACTGGAAACGTCCAAAGCCTGAGATAGAGTTTATATTGAAACTTCCCAAGGAGTTTCTATCTATTTATCTACCAGATCTTATAGCGAATAATGTCCGTATAGAGGCAGTTGGTGATATGGAAAGACTTCCAGCTCATACGCGTAAAGCTATAGAATATGCAATGGAACGTACTCAGAATAATGACGGTCTTTTGCTAAACTTTGCCCTAAACTATGGAAGTCGGCATGAGATTTTAAATGCGATGAAAGAGATGTTTTTGGATATAAATAATGGAAAATTTTTACTGGAAGAATTGGATGAACAGAAGTTTTCAGGATATCTTTATACAGCTGGTATGAAAGAACCTGACCTTCTTATTCGTACAGGAGGGGAAATACGCCTGAGTAATTTCCTGCTTTGGCAGCTGGCATACACAGAGTTCTGGTTTACTGATATACTGTGGCCAGATTTCTCCGAGAAGGAATTTCTTCAAGCATTGGAAGTATACCGAAATCGAAAAAGAAGGTATGGAGGACTATAA
- a CDS encoding helix-turn-helix domain-containing protein: protein MGIIINIDVMLAKRKMSVTELSERVGITMANLSILKNGKAKAIRLSTLEGICKALDCQPGDILEYRRNELGE from the coding sequence ATGGGAATTATTATTAATATTGATGTGATGTTAGCGAAAAGGAAGATGAGCGTGACCGAACTTTCAGAGAGAGTTGGAATCACGATGGCGAATCTTTCTATTTTGAAAAATGGAAAAGCAAAGGCAATTCGATTATCTACATTAGAGGGAATTTGCAAAGCTTTAGACTGTCAACCCGGAGATATCTTAGAATATCGTAGGAATGAATTGGGTGAATAA
- a CDS encoding GNAT family N-acetyltransferase encodes MTMELIRPSAKYSEQLMEYRAAFLHVGEQPYGGTSLQNYADFNEWLAKVINQENGDKLPSNRVPATQFLTVIDGKLVGLINIRHRLTPELLMESGHIGYSIHPEERQKGYATEQLRLSLQEAKKIGLKKVLVTCDKTNIASAKTIQKVGGILENELITSDGKEIVQRYWIEL; translated from the coding sequence ATGACAATGGAATTAATAAGACCATCAGCAAAATATAGTGAGCAATTAATGGAATACCGGGCAGCATTTTTACATGTTGGGGAACAACCATATGGTGGTACCTCTTTACAAAATTATGCTGACTTTAATGAATGGCTAGCCAAAGTGATTAATCAGGAAAATGGAGATAAATTGCCTTCAAATCGGGTTCCTGCTACTCAATTTTTGACGGTGATAGATGGGAAGTTAGTTGGACTGATTAATATACGCCATCGTTTAACACCAGAATTGTTAATGGAGAGCGGGCATATTGGTTATAGTATACACCCCGAAGAACGTCAGAAGGGATATGCAACAGAGCAGCTTCGTCTTAGTTTACAGGAAGCAAAAAAAATAGGATTAAAGAAAGTATTGGTAACTTGTGATAAAACAAATATTGCCTCAGCTAAAACGATTCAAAAAGTAGGAGGAATTTTAGAGAATGAACTAATAACCTCTGACGGTAAGGAAATTGTTCAGCGCTATTGGATAGAATTATAA